In one window of Haloarcula halophila DNA:
- a CDS encoding carbohydrate ABC transporter permease, whose amino-acid sequence MATTTGNTDASDEGGISGWAKRVIANPEGLYRSLFYAAMVFFLVTTLFPFYWLAVLAVTPEGNLLAGSFLPQLGGFTIPLPTPKGFNPEAFITVFEQVPFHLYMLNSFALAVTTTIIVLIVASLAGYVFGRLRFPGRALLMLGILAISYFPPAAFVIPLFKAFAGNEPLLLPFTQIPLFTPPRLLNTPGSMILPFSALFMPLSIFILTTFYGQIPDGLEDAARVEGTTRLGALFRVIMPLSAPGVATASVLTFIAVYNEYFFSSIMATSPEAAKWSPIVGGILSYQTQYTTQYNLMAAASIVGVLPVVILVVVAQERIVSGLTSGALKE is encoded by the coding sequence ATGGCAACGACAACTGGCAACACCGACGCGAGTGACGAAGGCGGGATCAGTGGCTGGGCCAAACGAGTGATAGCCAACCCCGAAGGCCTCTACAGGTCACTGTTCTACGCCGCGATGGTGTTTTTCCTCGTGACGACGCTGTTCCCCTTCTACTGGCTGGCCGTGCTGGCAGTCACGCCGGAAGGGAACCTCCTGGCCGGGAGTTTCCTGCCCCAGCTCGGTGGGTTCACCATCCCCCTGCCGACGCCGAAGGGGTTCAATCCGGAAGCGTTCATCACGGTCTTCGAACAGGTACCGTTCCACCTGTACATGCTGAACAGCTTCGCGCTGGCGGTCACCACGACCATCATCGTCTTGATCGTCGCGAGTCTCGCGGGATACGTCTTCGGTCGACTCCGATTCCCCGGCCGTGCGCTCCTGATGCTGGGTATCCTGGCGATCAGCTACTTCCCGCCGGCGGCGTTCGTCATCCCGCTGTTCAAGGCCTTCGCGGGCAACGAGCCGTTGTTACTGCCGTTCACACAGATACCGCTGTTCACGCCGCCGAGACTGTTGAACACGCCGGGATCGATGATTCTTCCCTTCAGCGCACTGTTCATGCCGCTGTCGATTTTCATCCTCACGACCTTCTACGGGCAGATTCCCGACGGGTTAGAGGACGCAGCACGCGTCGAGGGGACGACGCGACTCGGCGCGCTGTTCCGGGTCATCATGCCGCTGTCGGCGCCGGGTGTGGCGACGGCCTCCGTGCTGACCTTTATCGCGGTGTACAACGAGTATTTCTTCAGTTCGATCATGGCTACCTCGCCCGAGGCGGCGAAGTGGTCACCGATCGTCGGCGGGATACTCAGCTACCAGACCCAGTACACCACCCAGTACAACCTCATGGCGGCTGCGAGTATCGTCGGGGTCCTCCCCGTCGTCATCCTCGTCGTCGTCGCACAGGAACGCATCGTCAGCGGACTGACCTCAGGAGCACTCAAGGAGTAA
- a CDS encoding ABC transporter ATP-binding protein — translation MARVKLEHVTKRYDDQGEVVTAVDDMNLDIDHGEFICFVGPSGCGKSTTMETIAGLTIPSEGQIFIGDREVTNLPPKDRGIAMVFQNIALFPHMDVYDNISFGLRLRDYPQDEIDRRVERAADIVQLEGMLGRMPEEMSGGQRQRVAIARAIVREPDVFLMDEPLANLDAKLKVHMRTELQRLHKELDTTIIYVTHDQEEAMTLSDRIAVLNAGSLQQIAPPLTCYNEPDNLFVAGFIGSPSMNFVSATVSENALETPNFTLEFDPTTVEGVGVGDDLTIGIRPEDIYPSQERSEVPDPSMPIPTRTDILEPMGDEIFAYLLLGEGETSMDQERTTDDQLLMSIDPDSAIAEDEDVEVVIDRRNVHLFDSASGDAIVHKLEPIGAGGATAGSEAESDD, via the coding sequence ATGGCACGAGTCAAACTCGAACACGTCACGAAACGCTACGACGATCAAGGTGAAGTAGTCACCGCGGTCGACGACATGAACCTCGACATCGACCACGGCGAGTTCATCTGTTTCGTCGGTCCGTCCGGCTGTGGGAAATCGACGACCATGGAGACGATCGCCGGGCTGACAATCCCCTCCGAGGGGCAGATATTCATCGGCGACCGGGAGGTGACGAACCTCCCGCCGAAAGACCGGGGCATCGCGATGGTGTTCCAGAACATCGCGCTGTTCCCCCACATGGACGTCTACGACAACATCAGCTTCGGCCTCCGACTCCGAGACTATCCCCAAGACGAGATCGACCGCCGCGTCGAGCGAGCGGCCGACATCGTCCAACTCGAAGGGATGCTCGGGCGGATGCCCGAAGAGATGTCCGGCGGCCAGCGCCAGCGTGTCGCGATCGCCCGGGCGATCGTCCGCGAACCGGACGTGTTCCTGATGGACGAGCCACTGGCGAACCTCGACGCGAAGCTGAAAGTCCACATGCGGACCGAACTTCAGCGCCTCCACAAGGAACTGGACACCACGATCATCTACGTCACCCATGACCAGGAAGAGGCGATGACCCTCTCGGACCGGATCGCCGTCCTCAACGCGGGGAGTCTCCAGCAGATCGCACCGCCGCTGACCTGCTACAACGAGCCCGACAACCTCTTCGTGGCCGGGTTCATCGGCTCGCCGTCGATGAACTTCGTCTCGGCGACGGTCTCGGAGAACGCGCTGGAGACGCCGAACTTTACCCTAGAGTTCGATCCGACGACCGTCGAGGGCGTCGGTGTCGGTGACGATCTGACGATCGGCATCCGACCGGAGGACATCTATCCGTCCCAGGAACGAAGCGAGGTTCCCGACCCGTCGATGCCGATCCCGACACGGACGGACATCCTGGAACCGATGGGCGACGAGATCTTCGCCTACTTGCTGCTAGGCGAAGGGGAGACCTCGATGGATCAAGAGCGGACGACCGACGACCAACTGCTGATGAGCATCGACCCCGATTCGGCGATCGCCGAGGACGAAGACGTCGAGGTCGTCATCGACAGGCGGAACGTCCACCTGTTCGACTCCGCCTCGGGTGACGCGATCGTCCACAAGCTCGAACCGATCGGAGCCGGCGGCGCGACAGCCGGCAGCGAGGCGGAATCCGACGACTAA
- a CDS encoding DUF7718 family protein: MTRSLEPSNYDTSKTVSAGRSDCRITVGFDQQENHVPRFLVQLHYINLPDTPQWTVIARFDHNETSGGGHDVYREGLHIDVRRPDGSMTKVHPRHGGLPKTEEPSSAGVWSPLADEAQYFIDVYNGDISPGAPR, encoded by the coding sequence ATGACCCGGTCACTGGAGCCCTCAAACTATGATACATCGAAGACGGTCAGCGCCGGGCGAAGCGACTGCCGAATCACGGTCGGGTTTGATCAGCAGGAGAACCACGTCCCGCGGTTTCTAGTTCAGCTCCACTACATCAACCTCCCGGATACGCCCCAGTGGACAGTCATCGCTCGGTTCGACCACAACGAAACGTCGGGGGGCGGCCACGATGTCTATCGGGAGGGGCTCCACATCGACGTCCGACGGCCGGATGGGAGCATGACGAAAGTCCACCCTCGCCACGGAGGACTCCCCAAAACCGAGGAGCCGTCATCCGCCGGTGTGTGGAGTCCCCTCGCCGACGAGGCACAGTACTTCATCGATGTCTACAACGGAGACATCTCGCCAGGAGCGCCTCGATAG
- a CDS encoding winged helix-turn-helix domain-containing protein encodes MTEFDPAPEPSATERRWQQDEDTFSRVYDVAMGITSPTPAAEIADIAGCSPNTAKKHLDRLVDMGIVSVTRTGRSTQYERNEGYLEWQDASRIANELTVEEIIERVGELEDERANYEEEFEATDPAAVSVYDDASHETIHDRMAAVSEWRGVIRDIRLYELARQLAENDGHLIPA; translated from the coding sequence ATGACGGAGTTTGACCCGGCGCCGGAGCCATCAGCCACCGAGCGGCGGTGGCAGCAGGACGAAGATACGTTTAGTCGTGTCTACGATGTTGCCATGGGAATTACCTCGCCCACCCCTGCAGCCGAAATTGCAGATATTGCAGGTTGCTCTCCAAACACTGCAAAAAAGCATCTTGACCGGTTGGTAGACATGGGCATCGTCAGTGTGACCCGTACTGGTCGATCCACGCAGTACGAACGTAACGAGGGATATCTAGAATGGCAAGATGCCAGTCGGATTGCGAACGAACTGACTGTCGAGGAGATTATCGAACGGGTCGGTGAACTTGAAGACGAACGGGCCAATTATGAAGAAGAATTTGAAGCTACCGATCCAGCTGCTGTGAGCGTGTACGATGACGCCAGCCACGAGACGATTCATGACCGGATGGCTGCAGTCAGTGAGTGGCGTGGTGTGATTCGAGACATTCGACTGTACGAACTCGCCCGTCAGCTCGCAGAGAACGATGGACATCTCATCCCAGCATAG
- a CDS encoding DUF429 domain-containing protein, which produces MSNDDTVVGVDACPAGWVATVITPDGANTETYGEFADLRNAHDHAKHILVDIPIGLPEAERRRCDQHARDLLGSRRSSVFWPPCEAAANADDYEEANQAHKDTVGHGLSQQAFYIREKIVEVGAVVGDKYDGQVKESHPELCFAALNDQPIAYAKSSQQGRAL; this is translated from the coding sequence ATGTCGAACGACGACACTGTTGTCGGTGTCGACGCCTGTCCCGCTGGCTGGGTTGCGACTGTCATCACCCCCGACGGGGCGAATACTGAGACCTACGGGGAGTTCGCGGACCTTCGCAATGCGCACGACCACGCCAAGCATATCCTCGTCGATATCCCGATCGGACTTCCCGAGGCTGAGCGCCGGCGGTGTGACCAACACGCGAGAGACCTTCTGGGAAGCCGTCGCTCGTCGGTGTTCTGGCCACCCTGTGAGGCCGCAGCGAACGCAGACGACTATGAGGAGGCAAACCAGGCTCACAAGGACACCGTCGGACACGGGCTGTCCCAGCAAGCGTTCTACATCAGAGAGAAGATCGTTGAAGTCGGCGCTGTTGTCGGCGATAAGTACGACGGACAGGTCAAGGAGAGTCATCCGGAGTTGTGCTTTGCCGCCCTAAACGACCAGCCGATCGCCTACGCAAAGTCTTCGCAACAAGGGCGTGCGCTCTGA
- a CDS encoding SIMPL domain-containing protein, with protein sequence MQSPTVTVDAVGRSGAVPEVAIVEAYVTGPGDSAKDARAVVKDRAATLRESITAVAPEQVTTVEVQVQDTTEAFDPATDAPFEATERFQIECVLDHAESVVIDVTNAGGQIQTVQFQFHEETRQALQNEAIASAMDRAREKAERIAAAEGLTVTAMHEATTKDMSSGFESIVDEALASSQDVDLHPAPITVSESVEVVYDCSEE encoded by the coding sequence ATGCAATCGCCGACGGTGACTGTCGACGCCGTTGGTCGATCTGGGGCAGTCCCGGAGGTCGCGATCGTGGAGGCCTACGTCACAGGTCCAGGTGACTCCGCGAAGGATGCGCGCGCCGTCGTCAAAGATCGAGCGGCCACGCTGCGAGAGTCGATTACCGCGGTCGCACCCGAGCAGGTCACGACAGTTGAGGTGCAGGTGCAAGATACGACTGAGGCGTTCGATCCCGCTACTGATGCGCCGTTCGAGGCAACCGAACGGTTCCAGATCGAGTGTGTCCTGGACCATGCCGAGTCGGTCGTGATCGACGTGACGAACGCCGGCGGCCAGATCCAGACGGTCCAGTTTCAGTTCCACGAGGAAACCCGGCAGGCCCTCCAGAACGAGGCTATCGCCTCAGCGATGGACCGCGCTCGTGAGAAAGCCGAACGGATCGCAGCTGCCGAGGGCCTCACCGTGACAGCGATGCACGAGGCGACGACGAAAGACATGAGCTCTGGGTTCGAGAGCATCGTCGACGAGGCACTGGCCTCGAGTCAAGACGTTGATCTCCATCCAGCGCCGATTACTGTTTCCGAGAGTGTCGAAGTCGTGTACGACTGCAGCGAGGAGTGA